From a single Stackebrandtia endophytica genomic region:
- a CDS encoding fumarylacetoacetate hydrolase family protein, with translation MRIARVAHARGMSFGVVNGEGDGATVAEIEGHPFGEITTTGQRWALDDVRLMAPILPSKIVCVGRNYAAHAAEQGAEVPSEPLLFLKPSTSVIGPGDPIRLPTQSSQVDHEAELAIVIGVNGARRVTDRAQAEAAIFGYTCANDVTARDLQRSDNQWTRAKGFDSFCPLGPWIETDVDVTDVEVRCEVNDSVRQLGSTKDMIFSPATLVSYVSHIMTLLPGDVILTGTPEGIEPIVSGDSVSVSVAGIGTLTNPVVSLD, from the coding sequence GTGCGAATCGCTCGTGTCGCCCATGCCCGGGGCATGTCGTTCGGGGTGGTCAACGGTGAAGGCGACGGCGCCACCGTCGCCGAGATCGAGGGTCACCCGTTCGGCGAGATCACCACGACGGGCCAACGGTGGGCGTTGGACGACGTCCGGTTGATGGCGCCCATCCTGCCCAGCAAGATCGTGTGCGTCGGGCGTAACTACGCCGCGCACGCCGCTGAGCAGGGTGCCGAGGTGCCGTCGGAACCGCTGCTGTTTCTGAAGCCGTCCACCTCGGTCATCGGCCCCGGCGACCCGATCCGGTTGCCGACGCAGTCCAGCCAGGTCGACCACGAGGCCGAGCTGGCGATCGTCATCGGTGTCAACGGCGCCCGCCGGGTCACCGACCGTGCTCAAGCCGAGGCGGCGATCTTCGGATACACCTGCGCCAACGACGTGACCGCTCGCGACCTGCAACGCAGCGACAACCAGTGGACCCGCGCGAAGGGGTTCGACTCGTTCTGTCCGTTGGGGCCCTGGATCGAGACCGATGTGGACGTCACCGACGTGGAGGTGCGCTGCGAGGTCAACGACTCGGTCCGCCAGTTGGGCAGCACCAAGGACATGATCTTCTCGCCCGCGACCTTGGTGTCCTATGTGTCGCACATTATGACGTTGCTGCCCGGGGACGTCATTTTGACCGGCACCCCTGAAGGCATTGAACCCATCGTGTCGGGAGATTCGGTCTCGGTTTCCGTGGCCGGGATCGGCACGTTGACTAATCCGGTGGTGTCTCTTGACTGA
- the cimA gene encoding citramalate synthase, with protein MTSPVDFHVYDTTLRDGAQREGINYSVADKLAIARLLDDLGVGYIEGGWPGALPSDTEFFARAADELNLKHATLVAFGATRKAGTLVESDPQVAALLDSRAPAWCLVAKSDIRHVERALRTTGAENLAMIADTVAYGVSQGRKVFLDCEHFFDGFAADPDYATEVVRTGFAAGADVVVLCDTNGGMLPSDITDTVTRLRDRLGGRPRLGIHCQDDTACAVANTITAVQAGVMHIQGTANGYGERPGNADLFACLANLECKLGMSVLPDGGLEKLTRTSHAIAEIANLAPDAHQAYVGHAAFAHKAGLHASAIKVDPQLYNHIEPTTVGNDMRILVTEMAGRASIELKAAELGLDLAGHPDTTTRVVKRVKDLESRGWSFEAADASFELLVRDELQRGLTRHFTLESYRVIVEHRNDGSVVSEATVKVKVGRRRVIATAEGNGPVNALDSALREALISHYPQLTEVSLADYKVRILAGTKGTSAITRVLVETTDGHRDWTTVGVHDNVVEASWHAIAEGLTYCLQ; from the coding sequence GTGACATCGCCGGTCGACTTCCACGTCTACGACACCACGCTGCGCGACGGGGCGCAACGCGAAGGCATCAACTACTCCGTCGCCGACAAGCTCGCCATTGCGCGACTGCTCGACGACCTGGGCGTCGGCTACATCGAGGGCGGCTGGCCGGGAGCCCTGCCCAGCGACACCGAGTTCTTCGCCCGGGCCGCCGACGAACTCAACCTCAAACACGCCACCCTCGTCGCCTTCGGCGCCACCCGCAAGGCCGGAACCCTCGTCGAGTCCGATCCGCAGGTAGCCGCGCTGCTGGACTCCCGGGCGCCGGCGTGGTGCCTGGTCGCCAAATCCGACATCCGCCACGTCGAGCGGGCGCTGCGCACCACCGGCGCCGAGAACCTCGCCATGATCGCCGACACCGTCGCCTACGGAGTCTCCCAGGGACGCAAGGTGTTCCTCGACTGTGAACACTTCTTCGACGGATTCGCCGCCGACCCCGACTACGCCACCGAGGTGGTCCGGACCGGTTTCGCCGCCGGTGCCGACGTCGTCGTCCTCTGCGACACCAACGGGGGCATGCTGCCCAGTGACATCACCGACACCGTGACCCGACTGCGCGACCGCCTCGGCGGTCGACCCCGCCTGGGCATCCACTGCCAGGACGACACCGCCTGCGCGGTGGCCAACACCATCACCGCGGTCCAAGCCGGTGTCATGCACATCCAGGGAACCGCCAACGGGTACGGCGAACGCCCCGGCAACGCCGATCTGTTCGCCTGTCTGGCCAACCTGGAATGCAAGCTCGGCATGAGCGTACTGCCCGACGGTGGCCTGGAGAAACTCACGAGGACCTCCCACGCCATCGCCGAGATCGCCAACCTTGCACCCGACGCCCACCAGGCGTACGTGGGACATGCCGCCTTCGCTCACAAGGCGGGGCTGCACGCGAGTGCGATCAAAGTGGATCCGCAACTGTACAACCACATAGAACCCACCACAGTGGGTAACGACATGCGGATCCTGGTGACCGAGATGGCCGGCCGGGCCAGTATCGAACTCAAAGCCGCCGAACTGGGGCTTGACCTGGCCGGCCATCCCGACACCACCACACGGGTCGTCAAACGCGTCAAGGACCTGGAATCCCGTGGCTGGTCCTTCGAAGCCGCCGACGCATCGTTCGAACTCCTGGTGCGCGATGAACTGCAACGTGGCTTGACCAGGCACTTCACCCTGGAGAGCTACCGCGTCATCGTCGAACACCGCAACGACGGCTCCGTCGTCAGCGAGGCCACCGTCAAGGTCAAGGTCGGGCGCCGCCGGGTCATCGCCACCGCCGAGGGCAACGGTCCGGTCAACGCCCTCGACTCGGCGCTGCGAGAGGCGTTGATCTCCCACTATCCGCAACTGACCGAGGTGTCGTTGGCCGACTACAAGGTACGCATCCTCGCCGGTACCAAGGGAACCAGCGCCATCACGCGGGTCCTGGTCGAAACCACCGACGGACACCGCGACTGGACCACCGTCGGGGTCCACGACAACGTGGTCGAGGCCAGTTGGCACGCCATCGCCGAGGGACTGACCTACTGTCTGCAGTGA
- a CDS encoding ribose-phosphate diphosphokinase, translating to MRDDELVVIGGSASPLLTKEICQILNVPEGKGEVLRFSDGNLFVKVGQNVRGRHVYLVQSTVFPANDNFMELLFWVDALKRASAASITVIIPYFSYAKGDKKDEPRVSIRARVCAQSIEAVGADRVVTLDLHAPQIQGFFGIPVDDLYALPALTDTIAAENLSDLVIVSPDAGFAKKAKQYAKRLNAPLAIADKERVDHTENARIVDLIGDVDGKNAVIVDDFTITMGTLAEVADCLIDRGARSVRAAVTHGVFTGKAMQRLDASAIETLYVTDSVENSPVTASSRVHTVSVAPLFAEAISRIHRRESLSILFS from the coding sequence ATGCGCGACGACGAGCTAGTGGTCATCGGTGGGTCGGCTTCTCCACTGTTGACAAAAGAAATCTGTCAGATACTGAACGTGCCGGAGGGCAAGGGCGAAGTCCTTCGGTTCTCCGACGGCAACCTGTTCGTCAAGGTCGGCCAGAACGTTCGAGGACGGCACGTCTACCTGGTGCAGTCCACCGTCTTCCCTGCAAACGACAACTTCATGGAGCTGCTCTTCTGGGTAGACGCCCTCAAGCGAGCCTCGGCCGCTTCCATCACCGTGATCATCCCCTACTTCAGTTACGCCAAGGGCGACAAGAAGGACGAACCCCGCGTATCGATCCGCGCGCGTGTCTGCGCGCAGTCGATCGAGGCCGTCGGCGCCGACCGCGTCGTCACCCTCGACCTGCACGCACCCCAGATCCAGGGCTTCTTCGGCATCCCGGTCGACGACCTGTACGCCCTGCCCGCCCTGACCGACACGATCGCCGCGGAGAACCTCAGCGATCTGGTCATCGTCTCCCCCGACGCCGGTTTCGCCAAGAAGGCGAAGCAGTACGCCAAACGCCTCAACGCCCCGCTGGCGATCGCCGACAAGGAACGCGTCGACCACACCGAGAACGCTCGGATCGTCGACCTCATCGGCGACGTCGACGGCAAGAACGCCGTCATCGTCGACGACTTCACCATCACCATGGGCACGTTGGCCGAGGTGGCCGACTGCCTGATCGACCGAGGTGCGCGCTCGGTGCGCGCCGCGGTCACCCACGGTGTCTTCACCGGAAAGGCGATGCAGCGGCTGGACGCCTCGGCGATCGAGACGCTGTACGTCACCGACTCGGTGGAGAACAGCCCGGTGACGGCGTCGAGCCGGGTGCACACGGTGTCGGTGGCACCGCTGTTCGCCGAGGCGATCAGTCGCATTCACCGGCGCGAAAGTCTGAGTATCCTGTTCAGCTGA
- a CDS encoding SDR family oxidoreductase translates to MRVVIAGGHGKIAQRLERRLAQRGDEAIGLIRNPQQRADLRQIGAEAAVCDLETATADGVAQNLQGADAVVFAAGAGPGSGEARKETVDKNAAILLADAAEIAGVRRYVMVSAMGVDDEPGPDADPVFATYLRAKGAADADLRRRDGLEWTIIRPGRLTDEPGTGRVRLSESTGRGEVPRDDVAAVILAVLDSPAMTGKTLELISGTDDVIEAVQSHSNQ, encoded by the coding sequence ATGCGTGTGGTAATCGCCGGTGGACATGGAAAGATCGCCCAACGTCTTGAGCGTCGGCTCGCCCAACGCGGCGACGAGGCGATCGGACTGATCCGTAATCCGCAACAGCGCGCCGATCTGCGACAGATCGGCGCGGAGGCGGCCGTGTGCGACCTGGAGACGGCCACCGCGGATGGAGTGGCCCAGAACCTTCAGGGCGCCGACGCCGTGGTGTTCGCTGCCGGAGCCGGCCCCGGCAGCGGTGAGGCCCGCAAGGAGACCGTCGACAAGAACGCGGCGATCCTGTTGGCCGACGCCGCCGAGATCGCCGGGGTTCGCCGCTATGTGATGGTGTCCGCGATGGGCGTCGACGACGAGCCGGGGCCCGACGCCGATCCGGTGTTCGCGACGTACCTGCGAGCCAAGGGCGCTGCCGACGCCGACCTGCGCCGCCGGGATGGTCTGGAATGGACGATCATTCGGCCGGGGCGACTGACCGATGAGCCCGGAACCGGTCGGGTCCGCCTGTCCGAGTCGACCGGCCGGGGCGAGGTACCCCGCGACGACGTCGCGGCGGTCATCCTGGCGGTGCTGGACTCTCCGGCCATGACCGGCAAGACCCTGGAGTTGATCAGCGGCACCGATGACGTGATCGAAGCGGTGCAGTCCCACTCGAACCAGTAG
- a CDS encoding DUF2785 domain-containing protein yields the protein MNWADIIGADFVVPAPQLPELTAKLSEALRSPDPVERDEHAYSILATWIQRGLLDEDRLLALGDQMARRFTDEPIQARTFAALILASIVSAGTFRAAWFDAFAAWYPTERDTRGHDPDLGWLHAVAHGADLLGAMGGHRRVDAGRALGLSVDRMIAPTTHVWRDQEDDRLAVAQARILTREDLTAATSIGWLAPVDRFLDQGEPGPVPPAASNTMRTLRMLYLLTDRGVRGADGRPRELAHADQVRERLTELLARFTPWAW from the coding sequence ATGAACTGGGCCGACATCATCGGCGCCGACTTCGTGGTACCGGCCCCGCAGCTACCGGAGCTGACGGCGAAGTTGAGCGAGGCGCTGCGGTCTCCCGATCCGGTGGAACGCGACGAGCACGCCTATTCGATCCTGGCGACCTGGATTCAGCGCGGGCTCCTCGACGAGGACCGGCTGCTGGCGCTGGGCGATCAGATGGCGCGTCGCTTCACCGACGAGCCGATTCAGGCACGCACGTTCGCCGCGTTGATACTCGCCTCGATCGTCTCCGCCGGAACGTTTCGGGCGGCCTGGTTCGACGCATTCGCCGCGTGGTACCCGACCGAGCGCGACACCCGCGGCCACGACCCGGACCTCGGTTGGCTGCACGCCGTCGCACACGGCGCGGACCTGTTGGGTGCCATGGGAGGCCATCGCCGGGTCGACGCGGGCCGGGCCCTGGGACTGTCCGTGGACCGCATGATCGCTCCCACCACCCACGTGTGGCGCGACCAGGAGGACGACCGGTTGGCGGTCGCCCAAGCCCGGATCCTCACCCGGGAGGATCTGACGGCGGCCACGTCGATCGGATGGCTCGCACCCGTCGACAGGTTCCTCGATCAGGGGGAGCCGGGGCCGGTGCCGCCCGCCGCCAGCAACACGATGCGCACTCTGCGGATGCTGTACCTGCTCACCGACCGGGGTGTTCGAGGCGCCGACGGCCGACCGCGCGAACTCGCCCACGCCGACCAGGTTCGGGAGCGGCTGACCGAGTTGTTGGCCCGGTTCACCCCGTGGGCCTGGTAA
- a CDS encoding acyl-CoA thioesterase translates to MTSQPGHAPDDSALTMSSIMSPHDTNLMGTVHGGVILKLIDSVAGVVAARHSGGPAVTASLDEMVFLVAVRVGDVVHVEARITWAGRTSMEVAVKVTADRWNESVPPTTVATAHLVMVAIDEEGQPRPVPELTPVTPEDIRAYRQAEIRRSHRLALRAALRDEQEGVDSGEGAR, encoded by the coding sequence GTGACCAGCCAACCGGGACACGCGCCGGACGATTCGGCCCTGACCATGTCGAGCATCATGAGCCCGCACGACACCAATCTCATGGGGACGGTCCATGGTGGGGTCATTCTGAAACTCATCGACTCCGTCGCCGGCGTGGTCGCGGCCCGGCACTCCGGTGGCCCGGCCGTCACCGCCTCACTCGACGAGATGGTCTTCCTGGTCGCGGTGCGTGTCGGCGACGTCGTCCACGTCGAAGCCCGCATCACCTGGGCGGGTCGCACCTCGATGGAGGTCGCGGTGAAGGTGACCGCCGATCGGTGGAACGAGTCGGTGCCGCCCACCACCGTGGCCACCGCTCACCTGGTCATGGTCGCCATCGACGAGGAGGGGCAGCCCCGGCCGGTGCCGGAACTGACGCCGGTCACCCCCGAGGACATTCGCGCCTATCGACAGGCCGAGATCCGGCGCAGCCACCGATTGGCCTTGCGCGCCGCGCTGCGCGACGAGCAGGAGGGCGTCGACTCCGGAGAGGGTGCTCGATGA
- a CDS encoding VOC family protein, protein MQLLCSIYPVTDLDAAVDLYRSVGFQDVARPDQDTVLLAGGESSHVTVMLERHPVESQAGPGPVFRIANVESFRQDHPELDWVFGPVPLPTGGYGLFRDPEGNPIRVMDFGTDSGRYARLFNA, encoded by the coding sequence ATGCAGCTGCTGTGCTCGATTTACCCGGTAACAGATCTGGACGCGGCCGTCGACCTCTACCGCTCCGTGGGCTTTCAGGACGTCGCCCGACCTGATCAGGACACGGTCTTGCTCGCCGGAGGCGAGTCTTCCCACGTCACGGTGATGTTGGAGCGACATCCGGTGGAATCACAGGCCGGCCCCGGTCCGGTGTTCCGCATCGCGAATGTCGAGTCCTTCCGTCAGGATCACCCCGAGCTCGACTGGGTCTTCGGCCCGGTTCCGTTGCCCACCGGCGGTTACGGATTGTTCCGGGATCCGGAGGGAAACCCGATACGCGTCATGGACTTCGGCACCGATTCCGGCCGATACGCCCGGCTGTTCAACGCCTGA